A single window of Oscillatoria salina IIICB1 DNA harbors:
- a CDS encoding cupin domain-containing protein: protein YSLARAIVPVGETSQPHSLTTSEVYYILTGKGEMHIDGETEFVEPGDAIYIPPNAKQFIHNCGDEPLIFICIVDPAWRQEDETVYE from the coding sequence GTTATAGTTTAGCTCGCGCGATCGTTCCCGTGGGAGAAACATCTCAACCCCATTCACTGACAACTTCCGAAGTTTATTATATCCTCACAGGAAAAGGGGAAATGCACATCGACGGCGAAACGGAATTTGTCGAACCTGGGGATGCAATTTATATTCCCCCAAATGCAAAGCAGTTTATTCACAATTGTGGAGACGAACCGCTTATCTTTATTTGTATTGTCGATCCAGCTTGGCGCCAAGAAGACGAAACTGTCTATGAATGA